A region of Streptomyces sp. NBC_01264 DNA encodes the following proteins:
- a CDS encoding beta-1,3-glucanase family protein, whose product MHTRPNPAPHSPRRKRSVMRTAACAALLLSVPVVSLGGAALAHAADTTTPPAATSGPADAAPFTQGAKVDSNNATWTFDAKANLTYLGLMFTPKANVDGKTPPPQSLDLVALAAIKGSGVTVSGTEYTFKEPVSDTSAKFTYHWVYTPQGGPQSQPTQDYPVPGPPAPPAPPAPPANGGGFPLNVNTPQGSDYWVTVVGQQQNKGHYVYIKPDGTSAPVTEQQPTGDASNGASGMSYELNKINGKFQMPSWLEGGRIFISNKPMIMPPATDAAGTPNDTGYQQPDLNNPNDPNQQTKFDFFEQTFKNATVKDPNSAPTGPVAWGGNTTQVDGFGIPMTAELKQGSFDRTVGITDMDTATVIAKYLKAVDPIFAKEVVGIGSDKYHAPHIIAPRSAAVFQLGNDGKNGQPVTKDGPGAHFFDQEINDAWSDWKSGGPTADQTPPFVLDVGDGVVYKGDTGSEGTGPLTFTKYVNGVDSGTGEVAKPNTPDSVACANSLATGSDDEKKVEANLCAAVNRGILTNPVNTWGDASTYFQVPKAPEDPTDPDYLKNVADHRFNEYAAFFHSIAMPSPDKTDSKGDAIHPAYGFAYDDVHDMSSVMILPNFNAPDSLTLTIGG is encoded by the coding sequence ATGCACACTCGTCCGAACCCGGCCCCCCACTCCCCTCGCCGCAAGCGCTCCGTGATGCGCACGGCAGCCTGCGCCGCACTCCTGCTGTCGGTGCCGGTCGTCTCACTCGGTGGTGCCGCGCTCGCCCATGCCGCCGACACCACCACGCCGCCGGCGGCCACGAGCGGCCCGGCGGACGCCGCACCCTTCACCCAGGGAGCCAAGGTCGACTCCAACAATGCGACGTGGACCTTCGACGCCAAGGCGAACCTCACCTACCTCGGCCTGATGTTCACCCCCAAGGCGAACGTCGACGGTAAGACGCCGCCGCCGCAGAGCCTCGACCTGGTGGCCCTCGCCGCGATCAAGGGCTCGGGGGTCACCGTCTCGGGTACGGAGTACACCTTCAAGGAGCCCGTCAGCGACACTTCGGCCAAGTTCACCTACCACTGGGTGTACACGCCGCAGGGCGGGCCCCAGTCTCAGCCCACCCAGGATTACCCCGTCCCGGGTCCGCCGGCTCCGCCGGCTCCGCCGGCTCCGCCGGCCAACGGCGGCGGTTTCCCGCTGAACGTCAACACGCCCCAGGGCAGTGACTACTGGGTGACCGTGGTCGGCCAGCAGCAGAACAAGGGGCACTACGTCTACATCAAGCCCGACGGGACGTCCGCACCGGTCACCGAACAGCAGCCCACCGGGGATGCCTCGAACGGAGCGAGCGGGATGAGCTACGAGCTGAACAAGATCAACGGGAAGTTCCAGATGCCATCGTGGCTGGAGGGCGGCCGCATCTTCATTTCCAACAAGCCGATGATCATGCCGCCCGCAACGGACGCGGCCGGCACGCCCAACGACACCGGCTACCAGCAGCCCGACCTGAACAACCCGAACGACCCGAACCAGCAGACGAAGTTCGACTTCTTCGAGCAGACCTTCAAGAACGCAACGGTCAAGGACCCGAATTCCGCTCCCACCGGCCCGGTCGCCTGGGGTGGCAACACCACCCAGGTCGACGGTTTCGGCATCCCCATGACGGCCGAACTGAAGCAGGGCTCTTTCGACCGGACGGTCGGCATCACGGACATGGACACCGCCACGGTCATCGCCAAGTACCTGAAGGCGGTCGACCCTATCTTCGCCAAGGAAGTGGTCGGGATCGGCTCGGACAAGTACCACGCTCCCCACATCATCGCCCCGCGTTCGGCCGCTGTGTTCCAGCTCGGGAACGACGGCAAGAACGGCCAGCCCGTCACGAAGGACGGGCCCGGTGCCCACTTCTTCGACCAGGAGATCAATGATGCCTGGAGCGACTGGAAGTCCGGTGGCCCCACTGCGGACCAGACGCCGCCCTTCGTCCTGGACGTTGGCGACGGCGTCGTCTACAAGGGCGACACCGGGTCCGAAGGCACCGGTCCTCTGACGTTCACGAAGTATGTGAACGGAGTTGACTCGGGCACCGGTGAGGTCGCCAAGCCCAACACCCCGGACTCCGTGGCATGCGCCAACAGCCTCGCCACGGGATCGGACGACGAGAAGAAGGTCGAGGCCAACCTGTGTGCCGCCGTCAACCGCGGCATCCTCACGAATCCCGTCAACACCTGGGGCGACGCGAGCACGTACTTCCAGGTGCCGAAGGCCCCCGAGGACCCCACTGACCCCGATTACCTCAAGAACGTGGCGGACCACCGGTTCAACGAGTACGCGGCGTTCTTCCACTCCATCGCCATGCCGTCCCCGGACAAGACGGATTCCAAGGGCGACGCGATCCACCCCGCTTACGGTTTCGCCTATGACGACGTCCACGACATGAGCTCGGTGATGATCCTGCCGAACTTCAACGCCCCGGACAGCCTGACGCTGACCATCGGCGGCTGA
- a CDS encoding SDR family NAD(P)-dependent oxidoreductase yields the protein MRIAGKNVLLTGATGGIGQALAVALAAEKARLTVTGRREEVLKNVAGGLHAHTVVADLSRREDVARLAEECADTDVLVANAALPASGDLLEYTEEQLDRALDVNLRAPVELVRRLAPHMVARGRGHIVLVGSISGKAASRSSSLYNATKFGLRGFALALRQDLAPRGVGVSLVQPGFVRDAGMFAATGAAAPGGIRTVVPGDVAAGVVRAVRRDLCEVNVAPLELKLLSAVAGQFPRFAERVQARMGGIDETLSQIVTAQRERR from the coding sequence ATGCGCATCGCCGGGAAGAACGTCCTGCTCACCGGCGCGACCGGGGGGATCGGTCAGGCCCTCGCCGTGGCCCTGGCCGCCGAGAAGGCCAGGCTGACCGTCACCGGTCGCCGCGAGGAAGTCCTGAAGAACGTCGCCGGCGGCCTGCACGCCCACACCGTGGTCGCCGATCTCTCCCGCAGGGAAGACGTCGCGCGGCTCGCCGAGGAGTGCGCCGACACGGACGTGCTCGTCGCCAATGCCGCCCTGCCGGCCAGCGGCGACCTCCTCGAGTACACCGAGGAGCAGCTCGACCGCGCGCTGGACGTCAACCTGCGCGCGCCTGTCGAACTCGTCCGCCGGCTGGCCCCGCACATGGTGGCCAGGGGACGCGGCCACATCGTGCTGGTGGGTTCCATCTCGGGCAAGGCGGCGAGCCGCTCCTCCTCCCTGTACAACGCCACGAAGTTCGGCCTCCGCGGTTTCGCCCTCGCCCTGCGCCAGGACCTCGCCCCCCGTGGTGTCGGAGTCTCACTGGTCCAGCCGGGATTCGTGCGCGACGCCGGGATGTTCGCGGCCACCGGCGCGGCCGCGCCGGGCGGCATCCGTACGGTGGTCCCGGGCGACGTCGCGGCCGGCGTCGTCCGGGCCGTCCGGCGCGACCTCTGCGAGGTCAACGTGGCTCCGCTGGAACTGAAGCTGCTGAGCGCGGTGGCCGGCCAGTTCCCCCGCTTCGCCGAACGGGTCCAGGCCCGCATGGGCGGCATCGACGAGACGCTGAGCCAGATCGTCACCGCCCAGCGCGAGCGCCGCTGA
- a CDS encoding amidohydrolase family protein, whose protein sequence is MPSQPFFDAHFHVIDRRFPLVENDGFLPEEFTVDQYRDRTAGLSVVGGAVVSGSFQRFDQGYLLAALDRLGAGWVGVTQIPHDLPDHEVTALAQRGVRAVRFNLRRGGSAGIEHLDRLARRVHDLAGMHAELYVDARDLPAIAGTLTALPAVSIDHLGLHADGLPHLLGLVERGVKVKATGFGRVELDVRATVRAVLDVDPTALMAGTDLPSTRARRPFEDSDLDLLAEASGEHLEAVLHDNAAAFYRM, encoded by the coding sequence ATGCCCTCTCAACCGTTCTTCGACGCCCACTTCCACGTCATCGACCGGCGGTTCCCGCTCGTCGAGAACGACGGATTCCTCCCGGAGGAGTTCACCGTCGACCAGTACCGGGACCGGACCGCCGGGCTGAGTGTGGTGGGCGGCGCGGTCGTGTCCGGATCCTTCCAGCGATTCGACCAGGGCTATCTGCTCGCCGCCCTGGACCGTCTGGGCGCCGGCTGGGTGGGGGTCACCCAGATCCCGCACGACCTGCCGGACCACGAGGTCACCGCACTCGCGCAACGGGGCGTGCGCGCCGTGCGGTTCAACCTCCGGCGCGGCGGGTCGGCGGGGATCGAGCACCTCGACCGGCTCGCCCGCAGGGTCCACGACCTCGCGGGCATGCACGCCGAGCTCTATGTCGACGCCCGCGACCTCCCCGCCATCGCGGGGACGCTGACGGCCCTGCCCGCGGTCAGCATCGACCATCTGGGCCTGCACGCCGACGGGCTCCCCCACCTGCTGGGGCTGGTCGAGCGGGGCGTGAAGGTGAAGGCGACCGGGTTCGGGCGCGTCGAACTCGACGTACGGGCGACCGTCCGCGCCGTACTCGATGTCGATCCGACCGCCCTGATGGCCGGAACGGACCTGCCGTCGACCCGGGCGCGGCGGCCCTTCGAGGACTCCGATCTCGACCTGCTGGCCGAGGCCTCCGGGGAGCACCTCGAGGCCGTCCTCCACGACAACGCGGCAGCGTTCTACCGGATGTGA
- a CDS encoding lysoplasmalogenase family protein, which produces MRETGGLGRMAVEGLFQATAWGEVWAAHRGNRPLQLMTKPVAVPLLGLKAALRRGTLEPAQTRLLVSGLLAAGVGDYYMSRSDEDGQIVRGAAAFGAMQTLYSALLLRRGHRPHLRTAALPAALWAAAATLLAVRREPGRGAVPAVLASYAAVLAGTLTLAQDPGPADAPGPVTRLIRPGRDRRTWLPAGVALFAISDTAILLRRTLLTGARSRAAAQVFVLVSYNAAQWLIVEGFLAPPGRDGGSPTPHIR; this is translated from the coding sequence ATGAGGGAGACGGGTGGACTCGGCCGCATGGCGGTGGAGGGGCTCTTCCAGGCGACGGCTTGGGGAGAGGTCTGGGCTGCGCACCGGGGGAACCGGCCGCTGCAACTGATGACCAAACCCGTGGCCGTACCCCTCCTCGGTCTCAAGGCCGCCCTCCGGCGCGGCACGTTGGAGCCCGCGCAGACGCGCCTGCTCGTTTCGGGGCTGCTCGCTGCCGGAGTCGGCGACTACTACATGTCCCGCTCCGACGAGGATGGCCAGATCGTGCGCGGCGCGGCGGCGTTCGGGGCGATGCAGACGCTCTACTCGGCGTTGCTGCTGCGCCGCGGCCACCGCCCTCACCTGCGCACCGCTGCGCTGCCGGCCGCGTTGTGGGCTGCTGCCGCCACCCTGCTGGCCGTTCGCCGCGAGCCGGGCCGGGGTGCGGTCCCGGCCGTCCTCGCCTCGTACGCGGCGGTACTCGCCGGCACGCTGACCCTCGCGCAGGACCCCGGTCCGGCAGATGCCCCGGGGCCCGTGACCCGCCTGATCCGTCCCGGCCGCGACCGCCGGACCTGGCTGCCGGCCGGCGTGGCGCTGTTCGCCATTTCCGACACGGCGATACTGCTGCGGCGCACCCTGCTCACCGGCGCACGGTCCCGCGCGGCGGCGCAGGTCTTCGTACTCGTCTCCTACAACGCCGCGCAGTGGCTGATCGTCGAAGGGTTCCTCGCCCCGCCCGGGCGGGACGGAGGGAGCCCGACGCCTCACATCCGGTAG
- a CDS encoding LysM peptidoglycan-binding domain-containing protein translates to MPSNGKHRRPDNSPLKRKIVVAGTGLALPVIAVGTAHAATKAPAATTLTTEHQAPQQDDPAGSGKASGHDAAAPKHRTHVVKVGETLSGIAVQEHVSLSKLYDANQAKIPDENLIHTGQVLTIPDGGTPSAELPAQPHHHQAHSTHGKPATHGKPATHAKPATHAKPVQAPDTAQAPDTAHHLGPKAPRQHSGTHARPHQSPHQTPATPAVPSAPDNTAQPTAPAPAHGNTLDSWIRQSIVVLEAHGISASYNGIYRNIMRESSGNPNAQNNWDVNAQHGDPSKGLLQVIPTTFAAYHVPGTSNDIFDPVANITAACNYAAHKYQGGIDSINGAY, encoded by the coding sequence ATGCCGTCCAACGGAAAGCACCGCCGACCTGACAACAGCCCGCTCAAGCGAAAGATCGTCGTCGCGGGCACGGGCCTGGCCCTTCCCGTCATCGCGGTGGGCACCGCCCACGCCGCCACGAAGGCGCCCGCCGCCACCACACTCACGACCGAGCACCAGGCTCCTCAGCAGGACGACCCCGCCGGTTCCGGCAAGGCCTCGGGACACGACGCGGCTGCCCCCAAGCACCGCACGCACGTCGTCAAGGTGGGCGAGACGCTCTCCGGGATCGCGGTCCAGGAGCACGTGAGCCTGTCCAAGCTCTATGACGCGAACCAGGCGAAGATCCCCGACGAGAACCTGATCCACACCGGCCAGGTCCTGACCATCCCCGACGGCGGGACTCCGAGCGCCGAACTTCCCGCCCAGCCGCACCACCACCAAGCCCACTCGACGCACGGGAAGCCCGCGACGCACGGGAAGCCCGCGACGCACGCGAAGCCCGCGACGCACGCGAAGCCGGTGCAAGCACCGGACACCGCGCAAGCACCGGACACCGCGCACCACTTGGGGCCGAAGGCCCCGCGGCAGCACTCCGGGACGCACGCCCGGCCGCACCAGAGTCCCCACCAGACCCCTGCCACCCCGGCCGTCCCCTCAGCCCCCGACAACACCGCGCAGCCGACTGCGCCTGCGCCTGCGCACGGGAACACCCTCGACAGCTGGATCCGCCAGTCGATCGTCGTCCTGGAGGCGCACGGCATCTCGGCCTCGTACAACGGCATCTACCGCAACATCATGCGCGAGTCGTCCGGCAACCCCAACGCGCAGAACAACTGGGACGTCAACGCCCAGCACGGCGACCCGTCGAAGGGACTGCTTCAGGTCATCCCGACGACCTTCGCCGCCTACCACGTGCCGGGTACGTCGAACGACATCTTCGACCCGGTGGCGAACATCACCGCGGCGTGCAACTACGCGGCCCACAAGTACCAGGGGGGAATCGACTCGATCAACGGCGCCTACTGA
- a CDS encoding CAP domain-containing protein, whose translation MARHKTSVGKTGRRLPTGARLVAAVAVTAAGAGALAAALIPAGGSPGLHEDFRPAHVAASRPAPAGPASGQDAPAPPTTAQGTAAPGLSQGSGGAAEATPASPSKASLITQADAQQKQLDSTSPSEVLKLVNEVRITAGIAPLTLDSSLDAPAAQAADYLSSHGSPGAAGPVSGTGWRQSGATGATTTIFSRNEVGAQAAVNDWMKHPAERAQLLDPNLRTMGVASRTTPDTIWWAGFFGS comes from the coding sequence ATGGCTCGGCACAAGACATCCGTCGGAAAGACCGGCCGCAGGCTGCCCACGGGCGCGCGACTGGTGGCCGCAGTCGCGGTGACGGCAGCGGGAGCGGGCGCGCTGGCCGCGGCGCTGATCCCCGCCGGGGGCAGCCCGGGCCTGCACGAGGACTTCCGCCCCGCCCATGTCGCGGCCTCGCGGCCGGCACCGGCGGGACCGGCCTCCGGTCAGGACGCCCCCGCACCCCCCACGACCGCGCAGGGGACCGCCGCACCGGGCCTTTCGCAAGGTTCCGGGGGCGCGGCGGAGGCGACGCCGGCCTCCCCGTCGAAGGCGAGCCTGATCACGCAGGCGGACGCCCAGCAGAAGCAACTCGACTCCACCTCGCCGAGCGAGGTGCTAAAGCTCGTCAACGAGGTCCGCATCACGGCCGGGATCGCCCCCCTCACGCTCGACTCCAGCCTGGACGCCCCGGCCGCGCAGGCCGCCGACTATCTGTCGTCCCACGGTTCCCCCGGGGCGGCCGGTCCCGTCAGCGGTACCGGCTGGCGGCAATCCGGTGCCACCGGGGCCACCACCACGATCTTCAGCCGCAACGAGGTCGGTGCTCAGGCCGCGGTGAACGACTGGATGAAGCACCCCGCAGAGCGGGCCCAGCTGCTCGACCCCAACCTCCGCACCATGGGCGTGGCCAGCCGGACCACCCCGGACACCATCTGGTGGGCCGGCTTCTTCGGCAGCTGA
- a CDS encoding sensor histidine kinase, producing MRVQRQGRNRLRKASPPPRRPGRQEQDTSGSPESGASRRQPRRGPRLGDLRVRTRLLAVIAIPLIVATGLGALRVSGSLDEASRYEQFHEVAQLARTGTALVQQLQHERDVTIDPAARSAAGANGLANVRQQTDTLQQRLEGESAQLSQDGQIKTRLAAVKEAFAAFPRIREAADGGATGSATDTGYLSLIMPLLGIDNALDGQLAQSHSQGWGLYTLSLSTSMLSSERALMSQAEAQGSLTSAQRASLLATVKIRDMAQREFTMAAPPGDRTAFARSEQSPASRTAEQALQQMLQAPQDLSKGSAPAQNWYADFGTRVQQLDKLALQVSDQLVSRSSAQYDDAMGQARLDAGVTAGLLVAALGLAFAVSRSISQGLAELHAAATDVAEVRLPQLMRELKDNAPASVDLTVPPSGITTRDDIGDVAQAFDAVHREAVRLAGDQARLRESVSTLFRNLSHRNQSLVQRQLSILTTLEQNEDDGVQLKRLFELDHLAARMRRNSENLLVLAGGQSTSRTSRPMSLLDVLRTAMSEVEQFERVGHLALPPVFVAGYAVGDIAHLLSELLENALMFSSPQTEVRVGAQQLPDGRVLVEIRDQGIGMDATRLALANDHFVSGEALAPDASEHMGLYVVGLLARRHAVDVELRAASPGTSAVVVLPQELAVALPARQPADDQAAEEVPTEETEFAALEDQPAAPGAGEASSRPPQRPGPTGPGRPRSPRNPDFGRAADWSATAFPPLTAAPEAPAFDGATEEDHQPVGGHPSAPAAESADAGGRADAGLPRRVPGALLKPGSATAPAPAVGAAPQSAAPAPAYAPEAGTTEVPEASARLRSRLGALHQGIVRADDEDGGLPQTQQVQQVQQEEQR from the coding sequence ATGCGCGTGCAGCGACAGGGCAGGAACCGGCTCCGCAAGGCTTCCCCGCCCCCGCGCCGGCCTGGTCGGCAGGAACAGGACACGTCCGGATCCCCCGAGTCCGGGGCATCGCGACGGCAGCCCCGGCGCGGGCCGCGGCTGGGGGACCTGCGCGTCCGTACGCGGCTCCTCGCGGTCATCGCCATCCCCCTCATCGTGGCCACCGGCCTCGGCGCCCTCAGGGTGAGCGGCTCGCTCGACGAGGCATCCCGCTACGAGCAGTTCCACGAGGTGGCCCAGCTGGCCCGTACGGGAACCGCACTGGTGCAGCAGCTCCAGCACGAGCGGGACGTCACCATCGATCCCGCCGCCCGCTCCGCGGCCGGAGCCAACGGTCTGGCAAATGTGCGACAGCAAACCGATACGTTGCAGCAGCGGCTCGAGGGCGAGAGTGCCCAGCTGTCGCAGGACGGCCAGATCAAGACGCGCCTGGCGGCCGTCAAGGAGGCCTTCGCCGCCTTCCCGCGGATTCGCGAGGCGGCCGACGGCGGTGCCACCGGGTCGGCGACGGACACCGGCTACCTGAGCCTGATCATGCCGCTCCTGGGCATCGACAACGCACTCGACGGTCAGCTGGCCCAGTCCCACTCCCAGGGCTGGGGGCTTTACACCCTCTCCCTCAGCACGTCGATGCTGTCCAGCGAACGGGCCCTGATGTCGCAGGCCGAGGCCCAGGGCAGCCTCACCTCCGCCCAACGCGCCTCCCTGCTCGCCACCGTGAAGATCCGTGACATGGCCCAGCGCGAGTTCACCATGGCCGCCCCGCCGGGCGACCGCACCGCCTTCGCCCGCAGCGAGCAGTCCCCCGCCTCCCGTACGGCGGAGCAGGCACTGCAGCAGATGCTCCAGGCCCCGCAGGACCTCTCGAAGGGGTCCGCACCGGCTCAGAACTGGTACGCGGACTTCGGCACGAGGGTGCAGCAGCTGGACAAACTGGCCCTTCAGGTCTCCGATCAACTGGTGTCCCGGAGCTCGGCCCAGTACGACGACGCCATGGGCCAGGCGCGGCTCGACGCGGGGGTCACCGCCGGGCTGCTGGTCGCCGCCCTCGGCCTCGCCTTCGCGGTGTCGCGCAGCATCTCGCAGGGCCTGGCCGAACTGCACGCGGCGGCCACCGACGTGGCGGAGGTCCGTCTGCCGCAGCTGATGCGCGAACTCAAGGACAACGCGCCGGCCTCCGTCGACCTGACGGTGCCGCCGAGCGGCATCACCACCCGGGACGACATCGGCGACGTGGCGCAGGCGTTCGACGCCGTCCACCGCGAGGCCGTACGGCTGGCGGGCGACCAGGCTCGGCTGCGTGAGTCGGTCAGCACGCTGTTCCGCAACCTGTCGCACCGCAACCAGAGCCTGGTCCAGCGCCAGTTGTCGATCCTGACGACCCTCGAACAGAACGAGGACGACGGCGTCCAGCTCAAGCGCCTCTTCGAACTCGACCACCTCGCGGCCCGGATGCGCCGCAACAGCGAGAACCTGCTCGTGCTGGCCGGCGGACAGAGCACGTCCCGCACCTCGCGGCCGATGTCCCTGCTCGACGTGCTGCGCACGGCGATGTCCGAGGTCGAGCAGTTCGAGCGGGTGGGACACCTCGCCCTGCCGCCGGTGTTCGTGGCCGGGTACGCGGTCGGCGACATCGCCCACTTGCTCTCCGAGCTGCTGGAGAACGCACTCATGTTCTCCAGTCCCCAGACGGAGGTCCGGGTCGGTGCCCAGCAGTTGCCCGACGGCCGCGTCCTGGTGGAGATCCGGGACCAGGGCATCGGGATGGACGCGACCCGACTGGCGCTCGCCAACGACCACTTCGTCTCCGGTGAGGCCCTCGCCCCCGACGCCTCGGAGCACATGGGTCTGTACGTCGTCGGTCTGCTGGCCCGCCGGCACGCCGTGGACGTGGAGCTGCGTGCCGCCTCGCCGGGAACCTCGGCGGTCGTCGTCCTGCCGCAGGAACTCGCCGTCGCCCTCCCCGCGCGGCAGCCGGCCGACGACCAGGCCGCGGAGGAAGTTCCCACGGAGGAAACCGAGTTCGCCGCCCTGGAGGACCAGCCCGCTGCGCCGGGAGCCGGGGAAGCATCCTCGCGTCCGCCGCAGCGCCCCGGGCCGACCGGGCCCGGGCGGCCGCGCTCGCCGCGGAACCCCGATTTCGGCCGGGCCGCGGACTGGTCGGCCACCGCCTTCCCCCCGCTGACGGCGGCGCCGGAAGCGCCCGCCTTCGACGGGGCCACCGAAGAGGACCACCAGCCCGTCGGCGGCCACCCGTCGGCTCCCGCCGCGGAGTCCGCGGACGCCGGGGGTCGCGCGGACGCCGGCCTGCCGCGCCGCGTCCCGGGCGCGCTGCTCAAGCCCGGCAGTGCCACGGCCCCGGCACCCGCCGTGGGCGCGGCACCGCAGTCCGCGGCACCGGCCCCCGCGTACGCGCCGGAAGCCGGCACCACTGAAGTACCGGAGGCGTCCGCACGGTTGCGCAGCAGGCTCGGCGCCCTGCACCAGGGCATCGTCCGGGCCGACGACGAGGACGGCGGCCTGCCGCAGACCCAGCAGGTCCAGCAGGTCCAGCAGGAGGAACAGCGATGA
- a CDS encoding roadblock/LC7 domain-containing protein, with protein MSPVTQPASAAPALPTSEGLDWIVNRFTERVVGIRAAAVVSADGLLLASSAGLVGDATRLAAVSSGLVALSAGGAQLLDRGGVSRTIIEMAHGTIVVMAISDGSLLAVLASPQCDLGVAGYHMARLARQCGDVLTPARRGQGPDGPAGNTTPPRPWTAA; from the coding sequence ATGAGTCCCGTGACCCAGCCGGCATCCGCCGCCCCCGCCCTGCCGACGTCCGAGGGCCTCGACTGGATCGTCAACCGGTTCACCGAGAGGGTGGTCGGCATCCGGGCGGCCGCCGTGGTCTCGGCCGACGGACTGCTCCTGGCATCGTCCGCGGGCCTGGTCGGCGACGCCACCCGGCTGGCGGCCGTCAGCAGCGGCCTGGTCGCCCTGAGCGCCGGCGGGGCCCAGCTCCTCGACCGGGGCGGAGTCTCCCGCACCATCATCGAAATGGCCCACGGCACCATCGTCGTCATGGCGATCTCGGACGGCTCGCTGCTCGCGGTTCTCGCCTCTCCCCAGTGCGATCTGGGGGTTGCCGGCTACCACATGGCCCGCCTGGCCCGGCAGTGCGGAGACGTGCTGACGCCCGCCCGCCGGGGCCAGGGGCCGGACGGGCCCGCCGGGAACACGACGCCGCCACGCCCCTGGACCGCGGCATGA
- a CDS encoding DUF742 domain-containing protein — protein sequence MNTAHFEPGNRDAEADSFGPRPYTLTRGRTQASRLLRLETLVSTVPQLRDHRGPLPEYDRIREMCVRPCSVAEISAVLGIPVGVMRILVADLADGGLVQVHEQDEHGASTTMLERVLRGLERL from the coding sequence ATGAACACGGCGCACTTCGAACCGGGCAACCGGGACGCCGAGGCCGACTCCTTCGGACCCCGGCCCTACACCCTGACGCGCGGCCGCACGCAGGCCAGCCGTCTGCTGCGGCTGGAGACCCTGGTGAGCACGGTGCCTCAACTCCGCGATCACCGAGGGCCATTGCCCGAGTACGACCGGATCCGTGAGATGTGCGTCCGGCCCTGCTCGGTGGCCGAGATCTCCGCCGTCCTCGGCATCCCGGTCGGCGTGATGCGGATCCTCGTCGCGGACCTGGCGGACGGCGGCCTGGTGCAGGTGCACGAACAAGACGAACACGGCGCCTCCACGACCATGCTCGAACGCGTGCTGCGCGGACTCGAACGCCTCTGA
- a CDS encoding GTP-binding protein: MPFREERTVNTTGSRLTTSAKIVIAGGFGAGKTTFVGSISEIEPLRTEAVMTAASEGVDALSHTPRKRTTTVAMDFGRITIDEDLVLFLFGTPGQDRFWFMWDDLVRGAVGGVVIADTRRLQESFAAVDYFENCGLPYAVAMNPFDGRRTHTPEEVRAALGVGESVPVLYTDARERRDVQQMLIEVVRQALRSHAGAPV, from the coding sequence ATGCCCTTCCGTGAGGAGAGAACAGTGAATACGACGGGCAGCCGCCTGACCACCAGTGCCAAGATCGTCATCGCCGGTGGCTTCGGCGCCGGCAAGACCACGTTCGTGGGGTCGATCTCCGAGATCGAACCACTGCGCACGGAGGCGGTGATGACGGCCGCGTCGGAGGGCGTGGACGCGCTGAGCCACACCCCCCGGAAACGGACGACGACCGTCGCGATGGACTTCGGGCGCATCACCATCGACGAGGACCTCGTTCTGTTCCTGTTCGGAACCCCGGGCCAGGACCGGTTCTGGTTCATGTGGGACGACCTGGTGCGCGGCGCGGTGGGCGGGGTGGTCATCGCCGACACCCGGCGGCTACAGGAGAGCTTCGCCGCCGTGGACTATTTCGAGAACTGCGGGCTGCCCTACGCGGTGGCCATGAACCCCTTCGACGGGCGAAGGACCCACACGCCCGAGGAGGTCCGCGCCGCTCTGGGCGTGGGCGAGTCGGTACCCGTGCTCTACACCGACGCCCGGGAGCGGCGCGATGTCCAGCAGATGCTCATCGAGGTCGTCCGCCAGGCCCTGCGGTCCCACGCCGGGGCACCCGTCTAG
- a CDS encoding roadblock/LC7 domain-containing protein, protein MNSTLMQTTSPQTGFADFVSRTPGIEEGVVASADGLVVALSRGLPRDRADQLAALATGLASLAAGGSALLGGGDVVQTLVEMDGGVLFAAPAAGGGAVAVVAAPGCDLGSVGFALSLYAHGAPAH, encoded by the coding sequence GTGAACAGCACACTCATGCAGACGACTTCCCCTCAGACGGGGTTCGCCGACTTCGTCTCCCGCACACCGGGCATCGAAGAAGGAGTGGTCGCTTCCGCCGACGGCCTCGTCGTCGCCCTGTCGCGCGGGCTGCCCAGGGACCGCGCCGACCAGCTCGCGGCGCTCGCCACCGGCCTGGCCAGTCTGGCGGCCGGCGGATCCGCCCTCCTCGGCGGCGGCGACGTCGTACAGACCCTGGTCGAGATGGACGGCGGCGTCCTGTTCGCCGCTCCGGCCGCCGGTGGTGGGGCGGTCGCGGTCGTCGCCGCCCCCGGCTGCGACCTCGGTTCCGTGGGCTTCGCCCTGTCGCTGTACGCGCACGGGGCGCCGGCGCACTGA